Within Anaerolineae bacterium, the genomic segment CCGCCAGAGAATTCACGTTGGTGATGATGCAGGTGCCGAGCGCGGCCAGCAGGGTTTCGACAGCGTTGAAGCCGGCGGTCGGGTCTCCCCGGCGCACTCCCAGACGCAGTTCATGGTCGCGAGTGCTGGCAGTGGCATGCGCTTCATCCTCGCGGCGCACCTGCACTCGGTAGGCCCGCAGGCCCTTTTCCTCGTGGGTCATATGTCTGCTCCGTTGTCCCGCAAACCTGAGTGGTACGGGCCATTATTATAATGATGCTGTACCGAAATTGTCAAAGTCTGAGGTTGGTGAACGGTGGGGGTCAGTGCGCCCGCCGGCGGGCGCCAACGCCCAGCCGCCAGCAAAGGTAGGCACCGAGGATGGAGATGCCGCCGGCGATGCCCAGGGTGACGCGAATGCCGAGCCATTCCGCCAGCGCCGAGCCGAGCAGGGGGCCGGCGAACACCGCCAGGTTGGCGAAGACCGCGTTCAGCGCGGCAAAGCTGGCGCGCTTATCCGGCGGCGTGGTCTCCAGCAGGCCCTCGAAGAAAGAAATGTCCACGCCGCCGGTAAAGAAGCCCCACAGGACAGCAACCGGCAGAAGCCACCAGTCCTGATGGATGAAGGCGGTGGCGATGGGGTACAGGGCCACACCGACGGAGCTGAGGATGAGGACCTCACGATGGCCGCGGCGCGCCGCCAGCCGGCCGAAGAGGAAGTAGCCGGCGACCAGCGAGGCCTGTGCGATGGTGGTGCGCAGGCCGATGATGGTGTCGCTGGCGTGCAGTTCCCGCACCCAAAAGATGCTGAACAGGGCCACCGGCAGGGCCGCGCCCAGGCGGACAAAGAAGGTCGCCCAGTTGTACTTCATGAAGTCCGGCGACTGCAGCATGGGTTGGATGAGTTCGGACAGGCGCTCTCGTAAGGAGCGGCGCGCCGGCGGGATGACCGGCTGGGTCTGCGGCATTTTGATGCGGGAGAAGTACCCCAGGCTCACAAAGCCGGCGATGGCCGAGATGAAGAAGACGAACTGGTAATTCCAGGGGAATGGGATGGCGCGCAGGTCCAGCAGTTTGCCGAAGCCGGCCACGCAGACGGCAGTGACGACGCTCAGCAGTGCCCAGCGGCCCCCGTTGACCGCTGGCCGGCGCGCCGGCGGGACGATGGCTCCCACCACCGAGGTCCACGCCGGCACCACCACGGCCGCCGGGAATGCCTGGATGGTCCAGATGAGCACGATCAGCCAGGGCTGTAGCCCAAGGGCCAGGAAGGGCACAAAGGCCACCAGGACATAGGTCAGCCGGAAAAAGAAGCGGAACAGGGTGGTCAG encodes:
- a CDS encoding MFS transporter, encoding MRPAAWRYWHWHLQYSLWRWRRRRALRRQLPPTQEEENIRLLYWDTAWQGVLTAGTGTFLPVYLARIQASSFFISALTALPALVGVLFSLPASMYVERQRDHVHLTTLFRFFFRLTYVLVAFVPFLALGLQPWLIVLIWTIQAFPAAVVVPAWTSVVGAIVPPARRPAVNGGRWALLSVVTAVCVAGFGKLLDLRAIPFPWNYQFVFFISAIAGFVSLGYFSRIKMPQTQPVIPPARRSLRERLSELIQPMLQSPDFMKYNWATFFVRLGAALPVALFSIFWVRELHASDTIIGLRTTIAQASLVAGYFLFGRLAARRGHREVLILSSVGVALYPIATAFIHQDWWLLPVAVLWGFFTGGVDISFFEGLLETTPPDKRASFAALNAVFANLAVFAGPLLGSALAEWLGIRVTLGIAGGISILGAYLCWRLGVGARRRAH